Genomic window (Narcine bancroftii isolate sNarBan1 unplaced genomic scaffold, sNarBan1.hap1 Scaffold_683, whole genome shotgun sequence):
gagactacAGTCGATGTTGagctcatgattatacaaggggaaaATATTGAAGTGGTTTCCAGTTGCCTTCTTCGTTTGCAGTATAACCCTGCCATTGATCAGCAGGTTCCTCTGCCCAACGTCTTTAGTTTTACAATTTGTAGAATcggcttgtaaaaaccatccaccttgTGCAATCCATGGATTCACGTGACCATGATTGGGAGGCTaagcaggtactacaccttgcccaagggtgacctgtaggctatcaggCAGAAGGAGCGCCTTACACCCCCTGTTGCTGAACATTTATAGGCAGCATCGACAATTGTTGATATAGCTCAGAGTTTTGGAATCCCACTAGCTTCAGGCTGCTAACCTGCGAGGggcctttttatttccattttttttaaaatctgtgaaCACATATGAGTTTGTGGTAGCATATGAACTCTAGTTCTATTTTCACCATTCTTTTCCTCATCGTCCCTTCCCCCGACCTTGCTTCTTCCTACGTCCCAACTCCTCTAAGGTCATTGAGGAACTTCGCAAGTTGCTGGAGTATTACGAGAAACAGACAGGAGAGAAGAAGCAATTTCTAGCATTGGCCCTCAGCTCCAGGAAGAATCTCTGCATCCATCCAGAGGTAAGTCTTCCTGAgcattaaatttagatgtacaggcccttttggcccacgagtccgttctgcctaattacacccaattgacctacaaccctgatatATAttgtacagtgggaggaaaccacttGGAGGAAGcgcacgcagacatagggagaatgtataaactccttacagacagtgtgggattctaaCCTcggccccgatcgctggcgctgtaatgccaactgtgccaccccactgAGTTCTGCATGAAGATGATTCGGCTTCTTTGCAGATTCACATGGGGCTGAGGTTGTCAGTGCCAAGCAGGGATTTGATGGCCAGTGATGCCTGGTCGGTGAGGAAGAGGTTGTCAGTGATGAGGAGTGTGGGGTGGTCAGTTGCTGACAAAGCAAACAGTGTGGGGCGATCATTGGTAAGTGGGCAGTGTGGGGTGGCTAGCGGGGAGGGGGCAGTTAGCAGTTGATAGGGTGAGCTGTACGTGGGCAGTCAGTGGCTGATGGGGTGCGTTCTGTGGGTTGGTCAGTGGCAAGGTGGTAGGGATATTAAAGTGGACCTGAGGTTAATTGataaacaaacacaaatataGCTGCAAAATTTCTCTATGCTATTTTAATTCACTTTGCAAAGCGTGAGAACCCCGTTACAGTAAGAGGCACTGCCAAAAGCAATTAGTCTCACCACGAGAGTCTGCCTCGTGGCTTGCAAGTCACATATTTAAACAGACAAACTTCCAGTTTTTCAGAACTTGCATGCAAACATTCACCATATAAGTACATGTTTCTTAGGATTCTCTTGGGATTTGTTAACCAGGGTCCTATCCCTAACCCGATGGTTACCGTATATCTGTGTGTAATAGCCaagttttgtggaccaatttttagagtAAAAAATatagggggtcgactattacatggatGCTACTTTCAACCATCGCACATCCCTGCATCGTATAGGCCATCAGGAGTTCCAATGGTCAGGCAGGCAGCTGGGACTGGGTGATAAGTCCATGTTCAGGGGATCAGGAGCCAGGACCGGGTGGTAAGACCTCAATCAGGCATCAGGATCTCGGGATGGGTAGGCGGTCAGGATCTAGGTGAGAGTCGGCAGTCAGGGCATGgagagctccagtgggcaggcgGCCAAGGCCAAATATAGGGGGGATCCATTTTTCCATGGGATCGATTGTTATACGATAATAGTCCTTTACTGCTTTTGCCAAAGTTCATAATCAGCCCTAGTCTTTCTGAAGTATAACGCGAATGGAATGCGGtcaatctctctcgctctcagcCAACATTTTAAAACTCGCATTCTCAGAAGTACCTGATTGGAATGGAGAAATTCTAGTTTTCTCTCTGGGCTGGCAACATCCAGTAACTTTAGCCGTTTTTTTCTTTGACTGTGCGCAGGTTAGCACTCAGCGGTTCGGGAAGGAAGTTGACGGCAAGTGTCACAGTCTGACTGCGTCGCACGTCAGGATGCAACACTCCAGCAATCCCACTGTTCCCACCTGCCGCTTCTACGAGGTATGGTTGCCAACTCGCTGACAAACTGTGTGGAAATTTCTGCCTAGTTGGTCATTTCAGAGGGACATCTGTTGAGGGCAGACCGCCTCTTCTCAGGATATAACCTCGGCTCCAAAAGAGTGAGGTGAACCCCAATCTACATTTTCTCcaatcaagtcaaatttattgtcatctgattgcacaaatacaacccgatgaaactgcATTCTCCGATCTCGGTGCAAAACaggtagacacacaaccagacatagctcACGTACAGAGAAgcaatatgcaggacaagtattcacacatacaataaatattgtttcgtgaatatgagagtcttggagggtcagtgtgagcggttcctttggtggttcagcgTTCTCGCTGaccctgggaagaagctgctcctcagcctggtggcgcggATTCTAATACTCctttctctttcccgatgggaacataagaagtaggcccgtcgagcctgctctgccatggcTGATCCGATCATTGACTTaactccactgacctgcctttaccccatatcccttaattcctttttatataaaaatctatctaactgacccttaaatatgtttaatgaagtagccttgaccgcttccctgggcagagatttactactctctgggggaaaaacagtttttcctcatctccgtcttaattctactgccctgaatcttgaggctgggtcacctagttctggtctcacccaccTGCCTCTATCCTATCTAACCCTTACATAATTTtgtttgtttctataagatctcctctcgttcttctgaatttgagtgagtataatcccaggcgatttagtctctcctcaagcagctgaaagatgctgggtatgggggtggaagggatcctcattAATTTTGCATTTCCTCTTCAGGCAACGATACTGGTACATCATGTCGATTGAGgggggccggagggggggggggtagagaaaccccagtgatcctctttgccgcttatatagtcctgtggattgacttccgatctATTTCTCTATAGCAACCGTACCCTACTGTgaagcagccggccaggatgctcttgatagagctcctgtaggagGTTGACATGGCACTTGAGATTTGCATTTGCAGGGCTCTGGTTAATAGATGAGATCTGATTCAGGGTAGCTCATCCTGCTACTTTGCTGCACCAGATGCCAAGGTTCAATCGTgactatctgtgtggagtttgcacgctctccttAGAAATATCCCCTAGGTGGGCAACGACCCTGTTCCTGCTTCTAAAACTGAATAAATTCCTCCACCAGAGGCTGGCATGAGATCAATGGGACAGATGGCCTCTTGTGGCGGAAGTTGTATCATGGGAATTTGGTTGCTTTCTGACAGGAGTTTGATGTGCACGGAAAACAAGAACCTCTCTCCAATGGTGTTTACAATCTAGATGACCTGAAGATTTACGGGAGACAGAAGAGCTGGTGCCCATATTTCTTGGCTCGATATTCTGTAAGTAAATTAATGTTTCCCTTGGCTCTTCTGTGCCTGATTGGGCTGAAGGGAATTATTCTATGTGCTAGCTAAGCATTCATGTTTAAAAATCTTAAGCGTACCAATGCAAGGAGCACTGCCAGTAAACGGGAATCCATTCTCCCTCTGGTTCATATCTTCACACTGTTGAGCTCAGTTTATTTCCCCCATTTTATAACCTGGATGCTCCACAAgagtcttcactccaaagagtggTCATTTCAGCCCAAGCACTGGTTGGAAATAATTGAATTGGTTTTAGTTTTACATAGGCATAAAGCACGGtaaccagcccatgagcccgtgtcacccaattaacccacaagccCCCGCCATATTCCAACCCTGGCGCTGTAACACCTTTGCACTAACCACGATGCTAACTGTTCATTCATCTTTCTGTCACCCCTGTCGGCTTCTTTCAACAACGTCACTGATGCATCTGCTCTGTGATCCTCGCGGCAGATTCTGCATGCAAATATAATCGTCTACAGCTACCACTACCTGTTGGATCCCAAGATCGCAGACATGGTGTCCAAGGAGCTGTCTCGGAGATCGGTGGTGGTATTCGATGAAGCCCACAACATTGGTATGTGGAAGTTCTAGGATCATCTCCCAGATACAATTCCATGTGCAAATGGCTGGCTGGCAGGGTATTTTGTATATTTCTGAATGGTGCCTTTTCCAAATTGAACTCCGTTTTAGCATCTGTGGCATgaataaagctgcagatgctgtaaatcaaggttcctttattcacgtaataatacataaaaatgtaatatgcatgatacacttcaacttttgtctgctgtaaggaaaACAGAAGACCACGAGGATTCCCTAGCACCCCTAACAATATGAGAAAGAGAagcgcaaaaaaaaaaatcctctcagAGCACCTACAGAGCTTTTGCAGCCACACAGGCTCAAACCATTGGGGGAGCCTAAGGTCTGGTCCAAGCCTCCGGtatgattaggaagccttcagcgcccgagacCCTTCTTCCCCTCGGCATCCTGTCCTGCCAATCTCCAGCTGCCCACAGCCTGGGTGGTCTTTCGTCCGCCTCGCCGCAGCCCGCCGGCTGCACGTTGCCAACAACCCGCCACCTGTGTGAGCCCTTCGACAACAAATTACCAGCATCCCGCAACCTGTTGCGGGTGCTTCGGCTGCTGAGGCcgtcactggtctgctgccgtggtcaccctccctgcagggtcatctcctatgctttGCCTTCGCAACAGGGGGGTGTTTTCCCTGTTTCTAGTGCCCTGCGCCTGAACCTCAGACATGGAGGGCCCTTGAGCTTTATTCACTTTACCTCTGTAAGATGAGGTACCTTTCTGCTTGTTAGTTGGACTGCGCCTGCATTTATTTTAGAAATAgcccctcactgccaataaccaTAGTAGGGTTTCAACCCATGGACTGAATGAAATTTCAGCCCTTGCAGAGGAGTACCTAtcctttagatcagtggttttcaaacatttttctttccactaacacaCCGCCTTGTAATCCCTAtgtcacaggtgctctgtgattagtaagggattaagtgggtgggaagaaaaagtttgaaagccactggtttaatggactcgttatgtgcagggtttcagaactccaaaggaagtggcccaattactatttttctcaagcaaaatatttcagtaacaaatgggtccggagcagtgatcctcaaccttccatccacactcacatcccaccttaagccatcccttactaatcacagggcggGCACCGATTGGCCGAAGCAATACTtgaggtggtctgtgagtggaaagaaaaagtttgaaaaccactgctttagtgtATGATTCTCTTGTGAATgtggaaaaaaagaaaactgcagTGTTGTTTAACACATTCTTTCTTAATTTCCTTAACAGACAATGTGTGCATCGACTCAATGAGTGTGAATATTTCCCGCCGCACATTGGATCAATGTCAGAACAACATTGAAATGCTCCAAAAGACTATCCAACAGTGAGTCACTATTCCCATGTTTAAAACAACTTCCTTCTTCATTTTAATCCTGCCCAAGTGACCGGCGACGTGGGGACCAAACAACAGGCCGACTGCAGATTTGGATGGGGTAAAGCTGTTCCCTTTGCACCGGTGGAGACCAGCATCAGGCTGGACCTGGTAtttaaacagatggggaacactatATAACCAGGGAGAGTCGCTGAGCAGCACTGATACATTCATAAGGGCAAACTGGCAGAGGAGCTCAGGTAAAGTTCAAACAGTTTGTCATGTCAAAAGATCCACagttaagggaggaaagttcaaGCGATTCATCAGGGGTAAGCTTTCTTTTTTTACacggagttgtgggtgcctggaatgcattcccaCGGGTGGCAGTGAAGGCTGAactattaggggcatttaaatttttatttagacCCAAAACCCCCGTACATTGTGAAAGGTGAATTAAAACCtgatcccccagggaaaacccacagacacggagagaacgtaccaaCTGCTTGTGGACGGAGTGGGATTTGAAACcgggtcccaattgctggcactgtaacattgttGCGGAAGCCGCTTTGCTGACCACGCCACCCCAAGAAACTCTTAGAAaggcagatggatgaaagaaaaatagcgggtgatgagatagggagggtatagttttttttgggggttaGGTatgtatgggttggcacaacgttgtgggctgtacagtgctgtaatgttctagtttccttttattatcatgtaataatacatcaTAAATGTGACCTACTTTAATCTTTGTttcccataaggcagacaaagagtcacagaatagaacaatacagtacaggcccttcagccctcagtgTCGTGCTGACCCATAcatcccttcctaaaaaaaaatgtactaaaccctccctaccccataacccttttTTTCATCCATTTGTCTCTCTCTTAAACGCCCTCcagtgtttcagtctccaccaccatctctgacaCTGCATTTCAGGGGCCCATAACTctgtttttatattaaaaaaaatttaaatgtacccctgatgtcctcctctaaacttccctcccttcactttgtacatatttcCTTGGATGTTTGCTGATtttgccctaggaaacaggtgctggccatgcctctcataatcttgtagacctctatcaagtctcctctcatccttctatgctccaaagtgaaacgATCCAGAGATCATTAAAAATAAGGAGCTAGATTTTCCACATGCATTTGACAACCCTGTAATGCTGCATTTTAGCGCTCACCGTAAACAACTGTGTGTTTATTTCTGTTCAGTTTGAAGGAAACCGATGCTGCCAAGCTGAAGGAAGAATACCGGCAATTGGTGGAGGGACTGAAGGAAGCTCATGTTGCCAGGGAAACAGATGTCTATTTAGCCAATCCAGTTTTACCAGATGAAATCCTACAAGGTACAGCGGGAGCTAATGGAGCTTAGAACatgggtggcaaggttagcgcaacgatgttacagcgccagcatcacaggttcgaatccagccctgtctgtgaggagcttgcacgttctctccgtgtctgcgtggatttcctcccatcctttaaaaATGGACCGGgaattgtcggttaattgggtggcacgggctcgtgggccaaaagggtctgttagcatgttgaatgtctaaattttaaaaggtagttcactgtccaatcagaaatctgatgtgGTTGGCTGATCAAGTGTTTCCATTCCTTTCGTTCCAGAGTCTATTCCGGGTAGTATCCGTACTGCTGAGCATTTTGTTGGGTTTATGAAACGATTTTTGGAGTATTTAAAGTCCCGCTTGCGGGTGCAACATGTGGTGGCTGAGAATCCTCCCTCATTCTTGAAGGATGTGTTTGACAAAGTCTGCATTGAGCGGAAACCCCTCAGGTACGGGAAACGCGGGATCAATTAGACTGCATGCTTCCCTCCTCCCCAGGTCTGGTCCTCAACTGGCTGTTATCGGGTGCAGCAGAGACCCAGTTCTTCAGCTGAGGCCTGTTGTCC
Coding sequences:
- the ercc2 gene encoding general transcription and DNA repair factor IIH helicase subunit XPD isoform X5, with translation MRVNIDGLLVYFPYDYIYPEQYSYMLELKRILDAKGHGVLEMPSGTGKTISLLSLIVAYQTTYPAEVTKLIYCSRTVPEIEKVIEELRKLLEYYEKQTGEKKQFLALALSSRKNLCIHPEVSTQRFGKEVDGKCHSLTASHVRMQHSSNPTVPTCRFYEEFDVHGKQEPLSNGVYNLDDLKIYGRQKSWCPYFLARYSILHANIIVYSYHYLLDPKIADMVSKELSRRSVVVFDEAHNIDNVCIDSMSVNISRRTLDQCQNNIEMLQKTIQHLKETDAAKLKEEYRQLVEGLKEAHVARETDVYLANPVLPDEILQESIPGSIRTAEHFVGFMKRFLEYLKSRLRVQHVVAENPPSFLKDVFDKVCIERKPLRFCAERLRSLLRTLEIADLTDFSPITLVSNFATLVSTYTKGFTIIMEPFDDRTPTIVNPVLHFSCMDPSIAIKPVFERFQSVIITSGTLSPLDMYPKILDFRPVIMATFTMTLARICLCPMGMEVVGKPSLICSMYGSQSFKHCDFIF